The Roseisolibacter agri genome contains the following window.
CTCCGTCGGCTGCGCGGCGACGTCTGGATCGCGTCGACCCCGCACATCCCCGCGCCGCCTCGCGGCTGGTGAGCTCACCCCCAGTCGCGAAGCCGCCGGATCACTCCCGGTGCGGCTGCCGCGCGTAGTGCCGCCGCAGCAGGTCGCCGCCGAAGTCGTTCTCCAGGTCGCGCCACACCGTGTGGATGTGGTTCGCGCTGCTCTGCGAGTTGTCGTACTCCACCAGCACGGTCGGCCCGTGGATGCGGTAGTAGTGCGGGCTGCCGGGTCGGTGCGCGCCCGCCCAGGCGAAGTGGAGCCGCCCGAAGCCGACCTCCTCGATGCGCCGCAGCTGCCGCCGGGCCGCGGAGTCCGCCATCCGGCCGGCGTACACGTCGAGCAGCCGCCGCAGCTGCCGCTGCTGCCCGGCCGTCATCTCGGCCGCGGGGAGCCCCGCGAACGCCATCGGGTCCACCTTCGGGACGTTCCTCGTGACGATGTCGCCGTAGGTCTGCGCGGCGATCGTGGCGCGGGCGCGCTGGCTCGCGTCGAGCAGCTGCAGCAGCGCGAAGGCGACGTCCTCCTCCGTGGCGAGCAGCCGGTGCCCCGCCTTCGGGCCGCTCGGGACGCGGGCCGGGTTCGCGCCCATGAAGAGCGGCGCGACGACCTGGCCATGCGGGCCGAGGTCCGTGACGTTCACCGAGAGGTGATGGCCCTCGAAGCGCCAGCCCGACGGCGGCGTCGCGCCCGGCCCGGCGAAGAGCGACAGGTAGTAGAGCCCCGGGTCGCGCCGGAGCGTCACGCGACTCACCACGCCTTCGAGCTGGCCGAGGATGCCCTCGAGCTCGATGATGCCGCGCGCCAG
Protein-coding sequences here:
- a CDS encoding DUF3500 domain-containing protein encodes the protein MSSGMSASARAFLATLGAGQRADAAFPFDDAERTKWAYVPQARTGIPLKAMSAEQRVAAFAVLGTGLSERGTGLARGIIELEGILGQLEGVVSRVTLRRDPGLYYLSLFAGPGATPPSGWRFEGHHLSVNVTDLGPHGQVVAPLFMGANPARVPSGPKAGHRLLATEEDVAFALLQLLDASQRARATIAAQTYGDIVTRNVPKVDPMAFAGLPAAEMTAGQQRQLRRLLDVYAGRMADSAARRQLRRIEEVGFGRLHFAWAGAHRPGSPHYYRIHGPTVLVEYDNSQSSANHIHTVWRDLENDFGGDLLRRHYARQPHRE